aaacattacaAAAAGTGAAAGATAAATTCAGCAACAACAGTGGTATCACAATTTGgctctttttgaaaaatcataACCATGATTTGCAGGATCAATCAGCCACATGATGAATCACCTGATAAAACAAGTAGCAAAAGTTATGCATAGAATAACAAAATAAAGGGAAATactctatattttcatcaatgaaacaagtaataaataaattatgaaacaagtcatatatgaattatgataaataaaattgtgaagTAGGTTTCACTAACCTTCACTAGCAGGAGCTCAATTTCTGCGAAAGCTATTTAACTTTACCATCAAAGTTACATAGAGCTTGTCACCCACTCCATCAACAAACCTAAAGTATGCATGCCTCCATTTCCTAATAAGAAACAAAGAACCACAAATTCCCCAGAAACCTGCTGCAAATCCAACTCCCATGCCTAGATACAATGATTCTCTTATAGAGTCACCATCTTCATGCCCTCTAGACTTgtgattttcttcttttgtggTACAATTATTAAGAGGAGCTCCGCATAGTTTAGGATTGCCAATGTAGCTTGATGCATTAAAACTTTGAAGTTGAGTTCCTATTGGGATTTTTCCATGAAAATTGTTGCAAGATAAATTCAAAACCTCTAAAAAGGTTAAGAGAGCCATGCTCTGAGGAATTTCACCAGAAAGCTTATTATTGGAAAGATCGAGAGATTCTATATTTTTCATGCCTCCAATTGTCTTTGGTATTGTTCCAATGAAATTGTTGTGAGATAAGTTTAACGTTTGAAGTTGAACAAGCTGAAATAATTCCAATGGCACTTCTCCAGACAAGTTATTTGCCGATAGGTCAATAGTTTTCCTAATACTGTCAGCATATTCCATATGATATTCTTGACCTTTTGTAAACAACTCAATTGAACCAACAATTGAGTCTGATAGATCCTGAAAGTTGTAGATGCACTCTGGCATAGATCCTGAAAGTTTGTTATGTGCAAGGTCTAAATAAAACAAAGAAGGTTGATTGAATAACTGTGTTGGAATAGTCCCTTCAAATTGGTTAGCTCTCAATATTAATACATGTAAGTTTTGTGACATCTTGATTGGTATGGTTCctgaaaattcattttctccCAAGTTCAAGAACCACAATTGTGTCCAATCAGAGACGTGCTCCAGAACTTTACCAGATAGCTTATTGTTCCACAAGTTAATGGATATTAAATCTTTCGAGTTCTTCCAACTATGTGGAATTGATCCTGAGAGAAAAGAGTTGTAAGAAAAATCAACTCCAAAGGCATTCGGTGATATGTTTGGGAGTCCTCCTGTGAAACTATTGTTTGACAAATATAATTGATCTCCCTTTAGTGTTAGGTTTGATATGTCCCCAGTCAAGAAATTGTTTGACAAATCAAGATAATAAGATATTCTTTCTATAAGGCTCGAAAAATTGTTTCTATATACCAATGAAATTCCCGAACTCGATAAGTCGAGAGATTGCAGTGACTTCTGTGTATATATCCACGAAGGAAAGTTTGGACCTTGATTTGTATTACTCAATAAAAGATAACTGAGTTGAAAAGGAGGAACCCAATCCAAATTAAATTGGAATACAAAATTAGAACTTGACAACTCTAGGAAATCTAAATTAGAGAGTTTGGAAAAAGTATTTTCTGAAATTTCACCTGAGAAATTATTATGACCAATAGACAAGTAATTTAAATATGAGAGGTTTCCTAAAGTAGAAGGAATATTGGAACCACTTAACATGTTACTGTAAAGACAAAGGTGTTGAATATTTGGTAGTTGGCTTATTCCATCTGGAAGTGATCCTTGTAGTTGGTTAGAAGAGAGATCAAGGTATCTCAGATTTTGAAGGTTTAGCAAGCTTGAAGGTATCTCACCATGTATATTGGTCCACTGAAGGTCAAGATAGGTGAGATCTTTGGTGTGATTAAAAAACCAATTTGGTAACTGAGAGGTAAAGTTGTTGTAAGAAAGATCAAGGGTTAAAAGTGAAGACAAATTCAAATATTGAATAGATGGGTTGATGATGAAGTTGTTCAGTTTACAATAACTCAACTGTAACTCTAATAGTGAAGGAAGTGTATTAACAGCTTGAAGCCAATTGGTTACCTTATGAAGATCAATAAAACTAAGGTTGAGATATTTCAAAGAAGAAAGTGGAGAAAGCCAATCAAGATTATCCATCTGAAGAGTACTATAGTAGTAAGTGGATAAGTCAAGGTAGAAAAGGTTAGACTTAGATGCATGTGTGATGTTGTGTTGAGTGGCTGGAATATTTATCACATCAAACCAATTGTGGCTCAAATCCAAGTAACTCAGAAACTCAAGTTGTAGGATAGACAAGTTGATCTCACCAGTCAAACCATGATTGCCGAGATCAAGTTCAGTAACTCTGCCAGTAATGTTGTCGCAATGGACTCCTTCCCATGCACAGCAATCTATTTCGGTTGACCATGTTGATATCTTACCATAACTATCATTGATTCCCTTTTTGAAGATTAACAATGTCTCTTCATCTTTCTCATTGAATCGAACCAATCTGTGATCATTGGTTGACATGGTCATGTGAAATGTGGTTAAAGCTAAAAGTAGAAGCAAAAGAAGTGGCATTTGAGTAGTGAGAATGGTCGTCATGAGTGATTGTTGGATCAGAGAATACGATAGAATTGAAATGGGATTGGGAGTAtaatttgtttgcagattccAGTGTGGTTATATAATATGTTGGCTTATGTGGAAAACCAAACAAATGGGGCCTGGTTGTTAGAAAAATAAAAGCAGAGAAGACTTCGAATTTTCTTTGTACTCATTACAAGTTTCATTTTGTTAGTCCTATGATAGTCCTGTGattattacacatttttttttttgtctaaagtAATTAGAGTCACATACATTAAGTGTAAAGAAGTGGAGAATTATTATACCGAAAAAATAAGAAGTGGAGAATTTGATATTCCAATATTAATGTTGTGAATTTgattaaaatcacaccaataatgtTGGGTGGGTTCACTTTTCAAAGAAGAGATTTTGTGATTCAAGTGATAAAGTGTTGCTTAGTTTAAGCAATAATTTGAGTACGTGTTTTCTatcctttatatttttattagttgttTAAATCTTTCTTTATGTTGTGTTAATTTATCTTAGTTGATGATTACCGGTGTTCATATTTACTAGAAGACTATTTGTTCGATCATGATTGCTCCATTATAATCGAAAAAGAAAACTGATTCAAATTAAACTGcacaaaattgaattgaatgtgatcaatttttttaaataaatttttgttacaATCTTTGAATCGAATGTTACaattagagctgtaaaaagggccttaaggggccggccctttaaggggcggacccacttattcctgattattaattttatttaaattttaaaaacagtttttttagggtgccgatcgtggacagtgctgattgaagaaaaagagaataagttcacgacactagaaaaattgtttaaaatttaaataaaattaataatcaggaataagtgggtccgccccttaaagggccggccccttaaggccctttttacagctctagttACAATAACCAATGTTGCACCTATATTAATTGTAAGTTGTCTCTTTTTGACTTGACGGTTGACAAAGTGTATGGCATGCCGATGGAAATGGGGTCTGAATCTAATTGCTACAAAAAGGCAAA
This portion of the Trifolium pratense cultivar HEN17-A07 linkage group LG3, ARS_RC_1.1, whole genome shotgun sequence genome encodes:
- the LOC123917196 gene encoding receptor-like protein EIX2 isoform X1 — its product is MTTILTTQMPLLLLLLLALTTFHMTMSTNDHRLVRFNEKDEETLLIFKKGINDSYGKISTWSTEIDCCAWEGVHCDNITGRVTELDLGNHGLTGEINLSILQLEFLSYLDLSHNWFDVINIPATQHNITHASKSNLFYLDLSTYYYSTLQMDNLDWLSPLSSLKYLNLSFIDLHKVTNWLQAVNTLPSLLELQLSYCKLNNFIINPSIQYLNLSSLLTLDLSYNNFTSQLPNWFFNHTKDLTYLDLQWTNIHGEIPSSLLNLQNLRYLDLSSNQLQGSLPDGISQLPNIQHLCLYSNMLSGSNIPSTLGNLSYLNYLSIGHNNFSGEISENTFSKLSNLDFLELSSSNFVFQFNLDWVPPFQLSYLLLSNTNQGPNFPSWIYTQKSLQSLDLSSSGISLVYRNNFSSLIERISYYLDLSNNFLTGDISNLTLKGDQLYLSNNSFTGGLPNISPNAFGVDFSYNSFLSGSIPHSWKNSKDLISINLWNNKLSGKVLEHVSDWTQLWFLNLGENEFSGTIPIKMSQNLHVLILRANQFEGTIPTQLFNQPSLFYLDLAHNKLSGSMPECIYNFQDLSDSIVGSIELFTKGQEYHMEYADSIRKTIDLSANNLSGEVPLELFQLVQLQTLNLSHNNFIGTIPKTIGGMKNIESLDLSNNKLSGEIPQSMALLTFLEVLNLSCNNFHGKIPIGTQLQSFNASSYIGNPKLCGAPLNNCTTKEENHKSRGHEDGDSIRESLYLGMGVGFAAGFWGICGSLFLIRKWRHAYFRFVDGVGDKLYVTLMVKLNSFRRN
- the LOC123917196 gene encoding receptor-like protein EIX2 isoform X2, whose product is MTTILTTQMPLLLLLLLALTTFHMTMSTNDHRLVRFNEKDEETLLIFKKGINDSYGKISTWSTEIDCCAWEGVHCDNITGRVTELDLGNHGLTGEINLSILQLEFLSYLDLSHNWFDVINIPATQHNITHASKSNLFYLDLSTYYYSTLQMDNLDWLSPLSSLKYLNLSFIDLHKVTNWLQAVNTLPSLLELQLSYCKLNNFIINPSIQYLNLSSLLTLDLSYNNFTSQLPNWFFNHTKDLTYLDLQWTNIHGEIPSSLLNLQNLRYLDLSSNQLQGSLPDGISQLPNIQHLCLYSNMLSGSNIPSTLGNLSYLNYLSIGHNNFSGEISENTFSKLSNLDFLELSSSNFVFQFNLDWVPPFQLSYLLLSNTNQGPNFPSWIYTQKSLQSLDLSSSGISLVYRNNFSSLIERISYYLDLSNNSFTGGLPNISPNAFGVDFSYNSFLSGSIPHSWKNSKDLISINLWNNKLSGKVLEHVSDWTQLWFLNLGENEFSGTIPIKMSQNLHVLILRANQFEGTIPTQLFNQPSLFYLDLAHNKLSGSMPECIYNFQDLSDSIVGSIELFTKGQEYHMEYADSIRKTIDLSANNLSGEVPLELFQLVQLQTLNLSHNNFIGTIPKTIGGMKNIESLDLSNNKLSGEIPQSMALLTFLEVLNLSCNNFHGKIPIGTQLQSFNASSYIGNPKLCGAPLNNCTTKEENHKSRGHEDGDSIRESLYLGMGVGFAAGFWGICGSLFLIRKWRHAYFRFVDGVGDKLYVTLMVKLNSFRRN